One window from the genome of Eriocheir sinensis breed Jianghai 21 chromosome 15, ASM2467909v1, whole genome shotgun sequence encodes:
- the LOC126998887 gene encoding cytochrome P450 3A41-like, translated as MGVETWLLLATLVMLAWLYSRWRLRYWASKGVPSPPALPFIGHLHKSLLIAKTFWREQNENYTKFYSSSMYGHYEFFKPILVTWDTEIIKHVFIKDFDHFTDRRGFDMDTGHYRDEVISEMLSLKRGAEWRSLRAIMSPTFTSGKIKNMFPLVCDKADALVKYSMKQASENPHVDMKRNFGRYTMDTIASCAFGIECNSLVDNDAFTNNVEIFFKPGLVQMIKSLFFLFMPRLFKMFGTSLQPPKMDFFIDTVNQTVAARQAGQKRGDYLDLLLEARENSDNSDSKHVLSDNAIIAQSIIFIIAGFDTTASLLAFSFFLLAKNRDQQERLRDEVRQMVAEHGGITYQGIMEAKLLDACLQETLRLYPPAVSLERRCIQTYKLPGTDVTLQPEDLLQVPIWSLHHDPRLWPDPEAFIPDRFLPENKSDIQPFSHLPFGTGPRNCIAMRFALLEAKVAVAKLLLEAEVEPAPGFKLVLETNIGLLGPKGGMNLVLKPIKEE; from the exons ATGGGCGTGGAGACGTGGCTGCTGTTAGCGACGCTGGTGATGCTGGCGTGGCTCTACTCCAGGTGGCGCCTCAGGTACTGGGCCTCCAAGGGCGTGCCCTCCCCACCAGCCCTGCCCTTCATCGGACATTTGCATAAGTCATTACTCATCGCCAAAACATTTTGGAGGGAGCAAAATGAG AATTACACCAAGTTCTACAGTTCATCGATGTATGGCCATTACGAGTTCTTCAAACCCATTCTAGTAACATGGGATACTGAGATAATCAAACATGTCTTTATTAAGGACTTCGACCATTTCACTGATCGAAGGGGTTTCGACATGGATACCGGTCACTACAGAGACGAAGTGATTTCGGAGATGCTGTCGCTAAAGCGGGGTGCGGAGTGGAGGAGTCTGCGGGCCATCATGTCGCCCACCTTCACCTCAGGCAAGATCAAGAACATGTTTCCTCTGGTGTGTGACAAGGCCGATGCTCTGGTGAAGTACTCGATGAAACAAGCGTCTGAAAACCCGCACGTGGATATGAAGAGAAACTTTGGCCGATACACTATGGACACAATTGCTTCCTGTGCCTTTGGCATTGAATGCAACTCCCTGGTAGATAACGACGCTTTCACAAATAATGTGGAAATCTTTTTTAAACCTGGTCTTGTACAAATGAttaaatctttattttttttatttatgccaAGACTCTTCAAAATGTTTGGCACAAGCTTGCAGCCCCCGAAAATGGACTTCTTCATTGACACTGTAAATCAGACTGTTGCGGCCAGACAGGCGGGGCAGAAGCGCGGTGACTATCTGGACCTGCTGTTGGAGGCGCGGGAGAACTCCGACAACTCCGACAGTAAACACG TGTTGAGTGACAATGCGATTATAGCGCAGAGCATCATATTCATCATTGCCGGATTCGACACCACCGCATCCTTGCTGGCCTTCTCGTTCTTCCTGCTGGCTAAGAACAGGGACCAGCAGGAGCGCCTGCGAGACGAGGTGCGGCAGATGGTGGCGGAGCACGGCGGCATCACGTACCAGGGCATCATGGAGGCCAAGCTACTCGACGCCTGTCTCCAAG AAACCCTTCGGCTCTATCCACCGGCCGTATCATTAGAACGTCGCTGCATACAGACCTACAA GTTGCCCGGCACTGATGTGACCCTCCAGCCCGAGGATCTCCTCCAGGTGCCCATCTGGAGCCTCCACCACGACCCTCGCCTGTGGCCAGACCCCGAGGCGTTCATCCCAGACCGCTTCCTGCCGGAGAACAAGAGCGACATCCAACCCTTCTCACACCTGCCCTTCGGTACGGGGCCGAGGAACTGCATAG CCATGCGATTTGCCCTTCTGGAGGCCAAGGTGGCCGTGGCCAAGCTGCTGCTGGAAGCTGAAGTAGAGCCGGCACCGGGCTTTAAACTGGTCCTGGAAACCAACATTGGTTTGTTGGGTCCAAAGGGGGGCATGAATCTGGTGCTCAAGCCAATCAAGGAGGAGTAA